A window from Ictalurus furcatus strain D&B chromosome 16, Billie_1.0, whole genome shotgun sequence encodes these proteins:
- the nrip1b gene encoding nuclear receptor-interacting protein 1, with translation MCDGISNIQCFSLSNLKEDVSGPPLGIRALHLWHNNREDIFSSRQQPHKACLLLNMTYGEEPGPETHQDSAVLTYLEGLLMHPVASGPGATATRRPEAGGNNGEAGNQGTRGIQIPNHGSSPPGAASQHLKKARLLRSGTWSEIDNQKKDLAAAQVNGQGKEHHRISLDNSAQGESTLLASLLQSFSSRLQTVAMSQNITQSHKQLDGESSDRSPTDKDTLQGYCTASSHLKGLIRKNKQQSHNTVPYSRRSSQDRCSQSPRSSQSSVPDRVSCAERLKAVASLVKSRSSPAPSPKPSVACSQLALLLSSEAHLQQYSQEQALKAQLCGRSASERLAAMATQQTKDNRPPSMGESVFAPDMLSPFNTLNGTLPSPTLNSSQRSPSLNLGQSAPSGSPRPSPHTPKEKRPFDRHSSRPPQNCSSLLLLLLNNHNSQKHLTKNGHLEDDFTAPPSQASSHQSDSEYSNPENSLTKDSSDAESCYSSCSPIDLSTRSRVSSQKSEPPSSASSLDKLTETLISKWKTETLRAKVPEARELEMIPDMTSHHKVTLMQLLLDRRNNEMVNKIAPLPDLPDDATLRKATVSPLNRLGTLEESRTQNPFDQLMGRGLSTSSLSGDTSKTPSPYSYSSPLVQSSPLNLCKSKQHASEKLVEPAFTASKLLQNLAQCGLQSVSPSPPLQACRPPSKRQSPEPDLDRSQTLLDRVAVPIKRNQTPLFEPPPATFSPFTGPERSPPAPTQIENLLERRTVLQLLLGSASHKEKSTERRSTEVATGVHEKPPGAYFLCDSSNGPSLNAMVKTEPRDEGLLSDGSDDAGRHCRSGRESQSPIVEAHSNVKEEAKYGLLSQLLKQKTTTYHSSPRTEQIVSTVKEEQQDYQVPLPKKRKLCLELAEHLSKELCQRPLDTVSECLVSGTPEAHNSRRLPSPKEEDLFIKSPASKVPTRDSQSFNVLKQLLLSDNCLKELSPPRGIPSPLLPQANCKANESFSQPSYNHELVNFPWFPQTLNSGPGRFNPLSSSPVNGIQGSAWDKASSPRPSPKSVKKETQSSQRWTLSGEDKCESSSDSPPLMRSNPILYYMLQRRNSQLRKEVEDHAQRTHCGVTVKVEPCANNRYYDARLSTISPVQIQRQGIEGEHLSGLLEKP, from the coding sequence ATGTGTGATGGAATTTCTAACATCCAGTGCTTCAGTCTGTCAAACTTAAAAGAGGACGTATCGGGTCCCCCTTTAGGAATTAGGGCTCTTCATCTATGGCACAACAATCGAGAAGACATTTTCAGTAGTCGTCAACAACCACACAAGGCGTGCCTACTATTGAACATGACTTATGGGGAGGAACCTGGCCCTGAGACACACCAGGATTCTGCTGTTTTAACGTATCTGGAAGGTTTACTAATGCATCCGGTTGCATCTGGGCCTGGTGCCACGGCAACAAGGAGACCGGAGGCTGGCGGCAACAATGGCGAGGCGGGAAACCAAGGGACCAGAGGCATTCAGATACCCAATCACGGCTCTAGCCCTCCAGGAGCGGCTTCCCAGCACCTTAAAAAGGCCAGACTGTTGCGTTCGGGAACCTGGAGTGAGATAGACAACCAGAAAAAAGACCTTGCTGCAGCGCAGGTGAACGGACAGGGCAAAGAGCACCATAGAATAAGTCTGGATAATTCTGCACAGGGAGAGAGCACGCTGCTGGCCTCTCTGCTCCAGTCCTTCAGCTCGCGACTGCAGACAGTAGCCATGTCACAGAACATTACTCAGAGTCACAAACAGCTAGATGGAGAGAGCAGCGACAGATCACCAACTGACAAGGACACCTTACAGGGCTACTGTACAGCCTCCAGCCACCTCAAAGGCCTGATAAGGAAAAACAAGCAACAGAGCCACAACACTGTGCCTTACAGTCGTCGCAGCAGCCAAGACCGTTGCTCTCAGTCTCCTCGTTCGTCACAGAGCTCAGTGCCTGACAGAGTATCCTGTGCAGAGAGATTGAAGGCTGTGGCCAGTCTCGTAAAGAGCCGATCTAGTCCCGCTCCTTCTCCTAAACCCAGTGTGGCCTGCAGTCAGTTAGCATTGCTGCTCTCCAGCGAAGCCCATCTGCAGCAATATTCTCAAGAACAGGCCTTAAAAGCACAACTGTGTGGCCGATCAGCCAGCGAGAGACTGGCAGCCATGGCGACGCAGCAAACTAAAGACAATAGACCACCCAGCATGGGAGAGTCTGTATTTGCTCCAGACATGTTGAGCCCTTTTAACACTCTAAACGGAACACTCCCCTCGCCAACATTAAATTCCAGCCAGAGAAGCCCTTCTTTGAACCTAGGCCAAAGTGCGCCCAGCGGCTCCCCTCGGCCCTCTCCTCACACCCCTAAAGAGAAGCGTCCATTTGACAGGCACAGCAGCCGGCCCCCACAGAACTGCAGCAGCTTGCTTCTGCTCCTCCTTAACAACCACAACTCCCAAAAGCATCTCACTAAGAACGGCCACCTGGAAGATGACTTCACCGCTCCTCCTAGCCAAGCCTCCTCTCATCAGTCTGACAGCGAGTATTCCAACCCGGAAAACAGCTTGACCAAAGACAGCAGTGACGCAGAGAGCTGCTACTCCAGTTGCTCCCCTATTGACCTCTCCACGAGGAGCCGAGTTTCCAGCCAAAAGTCAGAGCCCCCCTCCTCAGCCTCGTCTTTAGACAAGCTCACAGAGACGCTTATAAGCAAGTGGAAGACAGAGACTCTCAGGGCAAAGGTCCCTGAAGCCAGGGAGTTGGAAATGATCCCAGACATGACATCCCATCATAAGGTTACCCTCATGCAGTTACTGTTGGATCGCAGAAATAATGAGATGGTAAACAAAATCGCACCTCTTCCTGATTTGCCGGATGACGCCACCCTTCGAAAAGCGACCGTAAGTCCACTTAACCGGCTTGGAACACTGGAGGAGAGCAGAACGCAGAACCCTTTTGACCAACTGATGGGCAGAGGTCTGTCCACATCTTCCCTCAGCGGAGATACAAGCAAGACTCCTTCTCCTTACTCTTATTCTTCACCCCTTGTTCAGTCCAGTCCTCTGAACCTGTGTAAGTCTAAACAGCACGCCAGTGAAAAGTTAGTGGAACCTGCTTTCACAGCCAGTAAGCTATTACAAAATCTGGCTCAGTGTGGTTTGCAGAGTGTATCCCCCTCACCCCCTCTGCAAGCGTGCAGGCCACCGAGCAAACGGCAAAGCCCGGAGCCTGACCTAGACAGATCTCAGACTCTTCTGGATAGGGTTGCTGTTCCGATAAAAAGGAACCAAACCCCTTTATTTGAACCACCTCCTGCCACTTTCTCACCCTTTACCGGACCAGAGCGCTCACCTCCGGCACCGACACAAATTGAAAACCTCCTGGAGAGACGGACCGTACTGCAGCTGCTGCTTGGCTCTGCTTCCCACAAGGAGAAATCTACTGAGAGGAGAAGCACAGAGGTGGCTACGGGAGTCCATGAGAAGCCTCCAGGGGCTTATTTTCTATGCGACAGCTCAAACGGGCCGTCGTTGAACGCCATGGTCAAAACAGAGCCAAGAGACGAGGGTCTTCTCTCGGACGGCTCTGACGATGCTGGACGGCATTGTAGATCGGGGCGTGAAAGTCAAAGCCCCATCGTCGAAGCACACAGCAACGTTAAAGAAGAAGCTAAATATGGGCTTCTCAGCCAGCTCTTGAAACAGAAGACAACTACATATCATTCGAGTCCACGCACAGAGCAGATCGTGAGCACAGTGAAAGAGGAGCAACAAGATTATCAGGTGCCTCTTCCTAAAAAGAGGAAACTTTGCTTGGAGTTGGCTGAACACCTGAGTAAAGAACTTTGCCAGAGACCGTTGGATACTGTGAGTGAGTGTCTGGTGTCTGGAACACCCGAGGCCCACAATAGCAGAAGGCTGCCAAGCCCGAAAGAAGAGGACTTGTTCATCAAGAGTCCTGCGAGTAAAGTTCCCACGAGAGACAGCCAAAGCTTCAATGTTTTGAAGCAGCTCCTTTTGTCAGACAACTGTCTGAAGGAGTTATCTCCGCCCCGGGGGATCCCTAGTCCCTTACTCCCTCAGGCAAACTGCAAAGCCAACGAGAGCTTCAGTCAGCCCAGTTACAATCATGAACTTGTGAACTTTCCATGGTTTCCCCAGACTCTTAACTCAGGGCCTGGTCGTTTTAATCCACTCTCCTCCTCGCCGGTAAACGGCATCCAGGGATCCGCTTGGGATAAGGCCTCCTCCCCCAGACCCAGTCCCAAATCTGtgaagaaagaaacacaaagctCACAAAGATGGACACTTTCTGGGGAGGATAAATGTGAATCCAGCTCGGATTCTCCACCTCTAATGAGGTCTAATCCTATACTGTACTACATGCTCCAGAGGAGAAACAGTCAGCTCAGAAAAGAGGTGGAGGATCACGCGCAAAGGACGCACTGCGGGGTTACAGTGAAAGTAGAGCCATGTGCCAATAATCGGTACTATGACGCCAGACTAAGTACGATTTCTCCAGTTCAGATACAAAGACAAGGCATCGAAGGCGAACACCTTAGTGGGCTGTTAGAAAAACCATAG